Below is a window of Leptospira sp. WS58.C1 DNA.
TCAGCCCATCTTAGTCACCAAAAAAGCAGACGAAGAATATTATACGATCATCGCCGGAGAAAGAAGATTTCACGCTGCTACCCTTCTCAAATGGCAGGAAGTGGAATGTAAAATCTTGGACAAGGATGCAAAGGAAACTTTCCGACTTGCAATCATAGAAAACTTACAGAGAGAAAATTTATCTCCGTATGAAGAGATAGAAGCCATGACTCATCTCAAAAGTTCTTTTTCTTATACCGACCTGGAATTAGGTAATCTGTTTGGAAAAAGTAGAAGTTATATGACTGAACTTTTGGGGATCTCCTCTCTTTCCAAAGAAGACCTAAAAATTTGCCGAGATGCAGGGATAGAGTCGAAAAACCTGTTGGTGCAGGCAGCCTCTGCAGCTAAAAAAGGTACCCTAAAGGATTTTCTCGAAAAATTCAATTCCGGTGAATTAAAAACAGTAAAAGACGCAAAAACTTTTAACAGAGCGGAAGAAGGTGGATTATTTTCCCCAAGCCAAATCAGCACCAAATCCGGATCCGAAAAATCCGCAGCTTCCCCCTACCCTTATAAAATTATAAAAAAAGGCACAAGTGTAATCATCTCGACAGAAGATGAAACCTTCCTTGCCGAACTTCATAAATTCGTGAAAAAAGAAATTTCCAAAAAATTCGGAAAATAAGATCCGGAACCGAAAGACAAAATCGAATAACAATTATTGTTAAACGAATTACTAAGGTGCAAACATGTACTTAGTAAAAGATTTTATCGGACTCGGGCTCAAAAATTTGGGAATGAGTTGACGAAGCTGAAAAAAGCCCCAATATGTGACATAATATTCTAAACGGAAATGTAGTACTTTCTCCCGAACCGGAAGAGAGAGGGAAGAAACATTGCCGTCGGTCTGAGATAAAAAAACTCCCCTGGTTTGCCCAGGGGCCGGACCTTCCCGAAGGAATGTTGTTGGATGAGACATAAATAACCTTATGTCGGATAAATGTCAACTACCTTCGGATTTTTTGCTTAAAATTAATTTTTTTGCCTAGTGGGCAAAAGAGGATCCAAGGTATGGGCGAGCATTTTCCATATATAAAATTCCTCTCGGACATCATAGATTCCGGGGTTTGGGCCACTCTTTCTCCAGCTGCAAAGACCCTATATCTCGTCCTGCTTAAATTTAGTGACCAGACATTTAAGCCCGTCTGGCCTAGTAACGAAAGTTTGATCCGGCTTACAGGATTAAAGACTAAAAAATCCATCAATGAAGGAAAGAAAGACCTAGTAAGAGCGGGCCTTCTCCAATTTGTCCCTGGGA
It encodes the following:
- a CDS encoding ParB/RepB/Spo0J family partition protein, whose translation is MSSKSKRLGSLADVFQAEKLEGTIRKIRLDKIRPSESQPRQERKKGVEELAQSLDKDGLLQPILVTKKADEEYYTIIAGERRFHAATLLKWQEVECKILDKDAKETFRLAIIENLQRENLSPYEEIEAMTHLKSSFSYTDLELGNLFGKSRSYMTELLGISSLSKEDLKICRDAGIESKNLLVQAASAAKKGTLKDFLEKFNSGELKTVKDAKTFNRAEEGGLFSPSQISTKSGSEKSAASPYPYKIIKKGTSVIISTEDETFLAELHKFVKKEISKKFGK